Part of the Pseudoliparis swirei isolate HS2019 ecotype Mariana Trench chromosome 18, NWPU_hadal_v1, whole genome shotgun sequence genome is shown below.
CAAGGATATGCTTTACATTTACAAATGTGAAGCATAGTTGATATAGATGAAAACCAGTTAATTGTGAAGGACTCAGAGCAGCATATTGAAGATTGAAGCCGCCTCCACACTCGCCACAAAGCCCTTtcaaaaatctttttttgtgaaTGGAAAACTTGTCTTTCATAGTTTGAATTAGAGCCTGCTGATTACAACCCACAGTTTACAGTTGAGGTTTAATGGCTGTGTATGAATTAGACTGCTGAACTGAGTGAGTTGGTGTATTTCTTCCGCTCCATATCTTCATGTACAAGAATTGTGCTGTAGAGAGAGTCATGAAAGGGTCACAACGTGACCCTGCTGTATCTTTGCCAGGGCTCATTAggaccacctcagctgactcaaaccaaaaaaaaacgtTCTCTCTCATCCTGATAATCAGAGCTGAGAGCAAACcctttagaagaagaagaagaagaagaagaagaagttacaCTTCTTTGATGCAGCAGATTCGACACTCAGAAAATGACGCAGGTTTAGGAGTGAGTGTACTTCACGTCTACTTCACGTCTACAGAAGCCCAGAAAGAATGTGCTAACAATAAGGAATGCAATGAGATCTATGATAATTAATATTGTGAGCGATGTTTTTTATCTCTAAAAATGAATTGACCTTGAAACAGAATGTCTTTGGTGTATTTGACAATCACGGTTTGTTTGTTGCTGCATTGTAAGAACTGCTGTAGTTTAGCGTTAACCGTTTCTGGCAGATTCGGTACTAAAGCAACAATATTCACCAAGCAGTTTGGTCACAGCTAAATTGGATGCCGACTTTAATAGCAATCGTTTTAATTATGATTAAGAATGTTATGCTAATAATGCAGATGCTAATTATGAAAAGCTATTCCTTCTGTGTGGTTACAGCTCTCTTCTATGGGCATTGCCGGTTGATTCAACATGACTTGGACAGCTgtcagaacaaataaataagcgCTGATAAAAAGGCCACAGAGGCGGCGGAGCTGAATTACTGGTGCATGTCTTTTGATATGAGGAGATAATTGCAGCTCTCTGAGTACAGGTGAGGTGCAAATGAACACAAAAATGAGGACCACAGGAATTTCATACGGGAAAATAACCCGATTATCATCACAATCTCTTCGTGAAAAACAATTTCCCTATGTGCAACAATTTTGGCACCATGACGATTCTCTATGTATAGTAACCATTTCACTGGTAGACTTTGGggcgaaaaaaatatatagtacagtaaaaagtacaatatttgcctcaaatgtagtggagtagcataaaatggaaatactcaagtacgAGTACCTTTGTATAGTatagtgtttgtgtaaatgtacTTAGACACTCCCTCCAATACCGTTAATTAATACATTCACAATTCTGTGATTTGCTCTTACTCACCACAGTCAGAGCTCAACAGTCCAGGCCTCATGTCGGCTTTCCGCAAATGATCCATATTCAACACCTGAGTGACGTGGGTAACATCTGGTGGGAAGTGGCAACTGCGAGGTATCAAGTCCATAATACCAGCACCACTAAGAAACATATCTagataaaaagagaaatatCTCATATTTAGTCtacagaagaaaacaaaagacatcatcatgacatatGAACACCAAACAATGGTAACACAGAAAAATACAAACGACAAGCTCTCTTGTCGTGTAAGTGTGCGCTGAATAGCCAGCGTCAGGTGCAGCAATTGGCTCTGCTGAGCAATTTCAAAAGTTAAGGAAAGATTAcgacaaactctctctctccacacacatgcacacaatgtCATATTAACACACAACTACTTTACTCAAACTGAAGACCACTGACTTACATTACTTCAGATGCTTCGCTATTGTATCTTTTAAGTAACCACTTATGGAGGGGACTTTAAATTAAGCTGATAAAACTCTGTTTTGACGTTAATGATTACCATCATTTGACATTCCTGCAGGCTCTGTTTTCATGGTGAAGATTCTGCGGACTTTACAGGTGGCAAACAACGTGATGCCATCCAGTGTCAAAAAGCCCTTGAACAGTTCCCCGGTGAATGATTCAAGGTCGATGCACAAAGTAGACCACTGAGACAAGAAAAACAATATGATTGTGTAGTTGCAGTAAAACGATCTCTGAGAGATGCAGTTCAACACCTTCAAGCATATAGCAGAAGGTCAATTTAAGTACTAAAATAATATGTCATGGATGTTGAATACTCACAATACTGCGTTTCAATCCTACAAAAGGTATCCTTGCATGCAAAAGTGTGGCAGACAACTCTTTATGCACTGTTGATAAGTGAATTCTTCTTTTCCGGTGCTCTATATCAGTTATCCTGCAAAAACAGACAACAGAACATAAATTATCACCAGCATCAATTGTGTCATTAAGAAGTTCTGAGCAGAGGAAGCCTCACGCTTTATTATTCTGTGAGATAAGCGCTTAAGGTGTTTTCGCTTTAATGTATTGCTGTGAAATCAGCTGTCATGACAGTATAACAGAAGAACAGCAACACCAGCAGTATTTCTTCAGGGTTCTTAAAGTGTAGTGTGCAAGTAAAAAGCTGGATAGGTAACTTCATAGTGAGAAATTATTTCAAATTCTGACAGTATTTCTATTTTGCTCTCATGACACAACACAATCGAAACAGCAGTATACTGTCTAACACAGTCCTAGTCTGTAATAAATTGAATTTTACCATGACATGAATACATTGAGCACAATAACAGACTCCATAAAAAGAGTGTGATTCTTCTTTCTATCAATAAACATCCACACAGTATAGGCTGCAATGTTATACACGAATGGTTATTTCTTTGAATATGACTTTGTAGAATTGACTGAGGCTGGTAGTTCATCAAGTAGTTAAGCAGTTCATAAATGATTATTACAGGggaaattagattaaattacaGTCATTGCTAATATAATCAATATTCCAGGTGGCTCAATTGACTTGTCATATTTTctgtaaagatcgtggagggggggtatgtctcatgataaacagatcttggtgcaaccaaagtcatgtacatactctcaagtcgttctgttccccggacctggagtacctaatgctcatgtcgCACTATCTCTGGTCAAGGAGGGTAtacagtcaccgtaactgctgtgtacattccgctggggacatagcgctgaaggaactctacgggcgatcgagcaggagtcggcactttaggctgctttcattgtatggggacttcaacaaagcgaacctgaagaaagttctccaagttctaccaacacataaaagcaacacgaggggagcggattctgaccactgctacactcccttccggatggataaagccctcctccgcccaccgttcgcaaatcggaccaccgctccatccaactactccccgccacATAGAGGCTGAAGCAGCCAACCACCGCTGTGAAGGaagcaacgctggtcggaccaatcggagtctatgctacaggactgtttgaACGcgcggactgggatatgttcagggtcgcgcggacaacaacgccagtgagtacgcgtcctcagtcaccgtcaagaaatgcatagatgacgttgttcctaccaagtcggttcggatttatcccaaccagaaaccgtggataaatggcgatgacGCTGCACTCCGCCGCggaacaccgcctttgactccgggaatatggcggaatacaaaaagagcccgccacgacctccgtaagaccatcggctcaagagttcaggaacaaggtggaggagaagctcaagagccatgacgtgaggtgtgtgtggaagggctacagacaatcacggactctTGGGaggaaccagcggtgaagagaactctctacctcctcccaggcgagctaaatacattctttgctcggttcgacgtgacggcagtcaaggcagcgccgccgagagaccagcctgctgatcatctcagaggccgacGTGCGCAGAGCTTCAAGctggtggacatccggaaggcagcaggtcccgaccacatcccgggcgcgcctcagagcatgtgcagaccagttggtagagtcttcgcagacatcttcaacctctccttgtcccaggctgttgttcctgagagcttcaagatgtccgcaccattgtgcctgtccccaaacaccccaaggtaacctgcctgaatgactggagacccgtagccctcacctcgattgtcagtaaatgcttgagaggttggtcaaggacttcatttgttccatgttgcctgccacgccaATCTaagcaatttgcatatcgtcaaaacagatccaccgatgCACGtgaattgccatggcacttcacaatCACTCACCTGGAGGAGAAACTGTTGTGTgcaatgctggttgtggactacagctcagctgctcaacactattgttcccgccaagctcgacaccaagctcagaggttcaGGCCTGAAACAGCAGTATACTGTATTTTACCATGACATgaatacattatgttatattgACTGAGGCTGGTAGTTCATCAAGTAGTTAAGCAGTTCATAAATGATTATTACAGGggaaattagattaaattacaGTCATTGCTAATATAATCAATATTCCAGGTGGCTCAATTGACTTGTCATATTTTCTGTAGTCTGAGGGAAATCCACTTGTTTTATTTCAGTGAATTATAATATCAACTATACTGTCATGTGACAAAGTGTTAACTTGCTCCATTAACGATCAATGTGGTTACCATCTTGAGCCACACTAACCAAAATACAAGTCCTTCATTAACAAGAGAATTAGAGATTAATTCAGATATACCACAGCGCACGatataaaaaacaatttaaacaatATTAAGCGTGCTGTACTTACATTAGCTCAATAGAAAAATCCTTGCAATGGGGAATATTCACTTGAAGGACCAAGAAACGTTGAAGAAGTCCCACTAAGAAAATACACAACATGATTTGAATTACGACTAATAAGTAAGCATAACACATTATAATTTAGAAATTGGTGTTGGTGGTGACTCACGAGACATTTTCCCATTCTCTGGCATTTGCATCCTTACTGTCTGGCTGCTACCCTCCAAACAGTAAACAAAGCCTTTCACTTCTTTATTGTATTCCTAAGGGAAGAAATAACATAAGAGCCCTTGCTAGGTCCAAGGATCTGCTTAGCTATGATGACCGGTAGTGTGTATGCATACAGTCAATGAGGCTGTACATGTTTTCATGTGAGCAAAATATAATATgtggtttgagtgtgtgtgccaaGAACAGCTCTCGGCTATAATGACATTGAAAGAAAAGGTGAAGGGAACGTGTAAAGTTTCACAGCATCTACAATAAAAAGATCTCATTTCGTTCAGAGTTCATTTTGCTTTTATAGTTGAATTTACTGATATCATGGGATTTTATTTCCCTTATTTTCGCAGTTTACAACAGATCTTTCTTACAAAAGTTGGGCTGTGCCAGCATCCCAACTTTTGTAAGTGGCCTACATCTGATTGACGTCTGTAAAGGATGACATTCATGGGAACATGCACAACACATTATTCAGACGACTATGTTAATTCTATGATCAATCAGCCAATTAGACTGCCTTATATTGCATGTGTTATTGTCTACCCATGCCCTGGCCTGTGTGCAAGCTTGACGTAGAGGCCTGTAacgtatggaggactcaaaatgacttaagtataaataaataaattcatgaataaatatgggaataaataaatgcttaaataaatgtataaataaataaataaatgcttaaataaatgtataaataaatacaggaatgaatcaatataagttataaatcaacaggacatcattaaataaatatatttctacatttctgtatttcttcatttatttatttatgtgtccacacgtatttcttcatttatttatgtgtgacatttacgtgtccgtatattcaaatgagctgggcggtccgaacctctgtctaaaaagcatgattggtcaccggagtgtgatgcacctggtgtgttgtgctctactatttttgcctggcacatgaagctgaagttggctcgctcagccagggccggagtggggccacttttcagcccgggaatttcaggctcaagaccagcccacttttttcatggtagtggaaattggataaatgaagcaacagttcagctcttactatcctgtagttcttttattaataccatggtccaacaaataatgtaacggttaaatacaacaataataatccacttaagatgagaagttaacaaaaaatatgcacaacattaaaaaaggcagaagggcgtagcaggggtgtctgactcagattaggcagtaggccagatttgttggagtgagacctcatgggggccgtcattggcatggtcatcatttttctgcatgagtattatatagtggtgatttactcctttactagtacacccacttctgagcaaacaatgcatattggttcaccaagtactgtcatatactgctctttcttagaatatataactttaattcatatcatttcctctgttatcctctctacctgtccctgtagtcatggcctcctcattgcaaatgtcgggctcatcattttcagcaggagactgtcttatctgctgctccgaagctacaaagaaaaattaagtcatattacggcatacttcaatatcaatagtatatatcaatatttgcataatatttgcaaagtctatggatcaccatattttgggtgatataaaaaggctaatattttaattcaatttaatattttgcttgggaataggttgacaacgctacaatgatattaatcaaggctacaacgttagccgaatagttatgttgctaatcattaggcctttgtctctctttaccagttgccacttgtgtttatcctcttgaaaataaatctgtaagcttggcacatttggcagcatcctcctccaatgcctttctttttttcaacctggctttttcagcccctcctgccctcttcctccctgacgcgtatcgctgcggtcgggccggcccagctatccgtagctgagagaactttttggaaaagacggctaaggaccgaaccaactctattatttgggaggggtgaacttcctcgcacggtaacccatgcagaggctgcggtgtcagaatgcggaacatgtgtagcccactttaagagaagatggactaacgtgacaaatgtcaacaaataaaattctcgaccggcccagaagtgaagcggcccaccgggaactctcccgattctcccgattacccaccccgggcctgcgctcagctcaccgtgagcagaagttagcctagacagctttttgacttcagccgtttatcaattccaagtgcactgagtacagactcgtgttcttttggagtctggtcttgggagtccagactctcgaggacgcaggacggtctttctggtcgtgtgacgtcaccacatcaactgttcttgttcatgaatttactccaattattcactgtaaaatactttacagtggagtagaatgtgttgcggtgttcactgtcgtttggcgtatactccgcccacagtagcctggtacttgttcccgaataaacggtaataactataaaacgtctcgtagctttccatcctgacccagggtcgctacaatatgaagttatgaatctcagtcaaattgacgtaacgttatcttttaataaataataaactcgttgtgctctttagatcctccaaaacctaattatatatcatgtttagccgctacggaggcgtcagagccagcggagcatttcaaaaagtcctgccgagatcaggcttctctcggcggccgcacagcgcgctgaccgcccggagctcactggtcccgcgagcaggacctcaaatctccgtcgcatatccttattaggctgaatctcaaGAAACCGACCatagatttgatgcttaaactactaacttatCGActgaaaacatctttaaattacattccgtgactcaacaacagtagtatttacagggctctcaagtctcacgcattgagcgtgagactcacgcatttcggttttatctcacgcactcccgccacacatcgaattcctcacgctgaaaaaacctctcggctatttaatgcttgaatgcaggggtgctcaatatgccgatcgattgttccgctgcagagctccgacgcgggtctgcgcgcattgggatggagcaaaaaaatagtctgctgtcctgatgtcagtggggagctcgttccaccactgaggagccaggacagcaaacagtctggatttcgagtgattagctcgaggtgcaggagtcacaagtcggttggctgttgccgagcggagcgaacgtgccggggtgtacggtgtgaccatatcccggatgtagacggggcccgatccgttcagagcacggtacgccagaaccaatgttttgaagcggatgcgggcagccaccggtaaccagtgaagagatcggaggagcggagtggtgtgggtgaatttcgggaggctgaagaccagtcgagctgctgcattctggatgagctgcagaggtcggatggccttagcaggtagaccagccaggagggagttgcagtagtcaaggcgtgaaatgaccagagcctggatcagaacctgcgccgccttctgagtaagaagaggccgtattctcctgatgttgtgcagcatgtacctacaggaacgcgttgtcgcacttaagtcattttgagtcctccatagtaaCTGAGCTAGTTAAATTGACTAACTTATGTGCAATAGTGAGCACATAGGCTACAATGGTTCAGGTAAACTGGCAGCTCTGAAAACTCACCTTATGAATGGCTGACGGGCCTCCGTAAAGTTTCCATTTAGCTACAGGGTCCTTTCCCTGTCCACTGAAGATttccaccactgctccaccctgcGAGAAACAAGATACGCGTCACTGTTGGCCTGCAGCTGATGTGATGCTGCA
Proteins encoded:
- the cfap20dc gene encoding uncharacterized protein C3orf67 homolog isoform X4, which produces MFRTSYQGGAVVEIFSGQGKDPVAKWKLYGGPSAIHKEYNKEVKGFVYCLEGSSQTVRMQMPENGKMSLGLLQRFLVLQVNIPHCKDFSIELMITDIEHRKRRIHLSTVHKELSATLLHARIPFVGLKRSIWSTLCIDLESFTGELFKGFLTLDGITLFATCKVRRIFTMKTEPAGMSNDDMFLSGAGIMDLIPRSCHFPPDVTHVTQVLNMDHLRKADMRPGLLSSDCGIPVQKNGPK